In Salmo trutta chromosome 37, fSalTru1.1, whole genome shotgun sequence, the following proteins share a genomic window:
- the LOC115176730 gene encoding tyrosine-protein phosphatase non-receptor type 23 codes for MEAVPRMPMIWLDLKEAGEFEFSPSVKQFILKNYGENPDSYNEQLKKLETLRQGAVNVTRDFEGCSILRKYFGQLHYLQSRVPLGPGQEAAVPISWTEIFSGKTVTHDDISYEQACILYNLGALHSMLGAMDNRVSEEGMKVSCTHFQCSAGAFSYLRDHFSHNFSVDMSHQILNLNINLMLGQAQECLLEKSMLDNRKSFLVARISAQVVDYYKEACRALENSDTASMLGKIQKDWKKLVQMKISYFASIAHLHMGKQAEEQQKYGERLAYLQSSLDKLSEAIKLAKGQPDSVQEALKFTMDVIGGKFNSAKKDNDFIYHETVPLLETLASVKGAPLVKALPVNPTDPSVTGPDLFAKLVPMAAHEASSLYSEEKAKLLRDIMAKIDSRNETLEQFMDSLGLEPDSVDNLDMYSHIPPVLMEKCAALSVRPDTVKSLIQSMQVLSGVFTDVEASLREIRDVLEEDEAGVRALQEAAGGGPAAELYPQAHAQTLAEIRRDLEKYMEAHEKASFTNTELHRAMNLHISNLRLLGGPLDALRDALPRPQLNQEEVAGLQCMKRILGKVQEMRDQRSTLEKQLRDLIQQDDITSSLVTTERTDMKRLFEEQLKKYEQVKVYIDQNLSAQENILKALTEANVQYASVRKGLAETEHKWNGTVQTLVASYEAYEDLMKKSQEGKEFYEDLETKSSRLLERAKTLCQGREEERKAVLDRETQKNPPSRPTAAKPSLGSKVGSDVDSACSSLEDAELAQINAAILSLGGDLPDELRSLPPDHPSLRPGPEAFLPGANLGGNASLPWPGAPGAPLYTTQFPPNLRPPQFPGPLPAQGFPRGPFTQLPPQQTPVSGYGPPQPQAPQTGGVRPARAPFRPSTTTVDSIQTPIPSYNSAPRHPVPPTVSAGYAVPPQMGVFPQYMPQPGVPMQAPSQVPHQHPQQQYQHPPGQLPPGYQSAPRAMPGPRPPPQAQQGYPQYMPPQHQPRPPMPPQYQQPYPGQPQPQHGYQPQLPQGYQPQHPQQGYLPQQPSHMIPRGPHPQMPPTSQPMPPVSQPYMQPANQQMPPHPHQQMLPPQQQQMHPNAQQMHPGPHQQMPPNSQPMPPVSQPYLPPTSQPMPPGLHQPMPPASQSHHVHLPQAYLPRGPLPPQGPQMPHPGQPPQHVYQPQLPQGYQPPIMPQSAPQQSQAPQPVAPMTPTMYPTPPGVNGSPGAPPQPTSMGQPRPPPQHMIPPTAGAPAVALRPNVILPSPSPSPSPGPSSLGLAPQRPSPAPTPGGPPSLPSSSSPSTSLFPHQNSITDDLLSSSPESQPGGPKAPANVLQPTKADPQDGERRKKSSQGVRLIQGDPYQAPERVARLCSELERFRSAVESLERPSVDEGGLSPLDARWKELQEGQERDARQLSIAIARCYTMKNRHQDVMPYDCNRVLLRSGKDDYINGSFVEELSPYCPRLIATQAPLSGTAADFWLMVWEQKVSLVVMLVSEQELDKGKVLRYFPTERGQQLAQGPITVTLTTQKTTPTHVERMIGLQYLDQSLKRTVIHLQFTSWPELGLPESKSNLICFIQEVHGYYLHQRPLHTPIVVHCSSGVGRTGALCLLYAAVQELEAGNSIPDLPLLVKKMRQQRKNMLQEKLHLKFCYEAVLKHAEQVLQRHGYLPTAPCSKIPSTATTKPYSRQESQQDIVLGGDMTISSIQATIAKLSIRPPSATDPAMDPVLDIGAPSGLEDQPFTPPTGLPLDRELEPAATPARDPSPNGTQPSSLSPPLSSPEKVQSLPPNGVDTTAPSSPPTANNHAVPEMTPDPAPPAGPALNSLELLASLTPEAFSMEGGGCKGKHRVTKQSFLQPAEGQGLHQGPHEEGGDDPLSNLDPLWSLNKN; via the exons TTCATCCTGAAGAACTATGGGGAGAATCCAGACAGCTATAATGAACAGCTGAAGAAGCTGGAGACACTGAGACAG GGTGCGGTGAATGTGACGCGGGACTTTGAGGGCTGCAGCATTTTGAGGAAGTACTTTGGGCAGCTGCACTATCTCCAGAGCCGTGTGCCTCTGGGGCCTGGGCAGGAAGCAGCAGTACCCATCTCATG GACAGAAATATTTTCTGGAAAAACAGTCACTCATGATGACATCAGCTATGAGCAAGCCTGCATCCTCTACAACCTGG GTGCTCTCCACTCCATGTTGGGAGCCATGGATAACAGGGTGTCCGAAGAG gggATGAAGGTGTCATGTACACACTTCCAGTGCTCCGCGGGGGCCTTCTCCTACCTGAGGGACCACTTCAGCCACAACTTCAGCGTGGACATGAGTCACCAGATCCTTAACCTCAACATCAACCTCATGCTG GGTCAGGCTCAGGAGTGTCTCCTGGAGAAGTCCATGCTGGACAACAGGAAGAGTTTCCTTGTAGCCCGCATCAGTGCTCAG GTGGTGGACTACTATAAGGAGGCATGCAGGGCTCTGGAGAACTCTGACACAGCCTCCATGCTGGGTAAGATCCAGAAGGACTGGAAGAAACTGGTACAGATGAAGATCTCCTACTTTGCTTCCATCGCCCAT CTGCATATGGGGAAGCAGGCTGAGGAGCAACAGAAATATGGAGAGCGG CTGGCTTACCTGCAGAGCTCCTTAGACAAACTCAGTGAAGCCATCAAGTTGGCCAAG GGTCAGCCGGACAGTGTGCAGGAGGCCTTGAAGTTCACCATGGACGTGATAGGGGGAAA GTTCAACTCTGCCAAGAAAGACAATGACTTCATCTACCATGAGACTGTCCCCTTGTTGGAGACTCTTGCTTCCGTCAAAG GTGCCCCCCTGGTGAAGGCCTTGCCCGTGAACCCAACTGATCCCAGTGTCACAGGACCAGACCTGTTTGCCAAGCTGGTGCCCATGGCTGCCCACGaggcctcctctctctacagcgAAGAGAAGGCAAAGTTGCTACGGGACATCATGGCCAAGATAGACAGCAGGAATGAGACTCTAGA GCAGTTTATGGACTCTCTGGGTCTGGAGCCAGACTCAGTAGATAACCTGGACATGTACAGTCACATCCCCCCTGTACTGATGGAGAAGTGTGCTGCGCTCAGTGTCAGACCAGACACCGTCAAGAGCCTCATTCAGTCCATGCAGG TCCTGTCTGGTGTGTTCACGGACGTGGAGGCGTCTCTGAGGGAGATCCGGGACGTGCTGGAGGAGGACGAGGCCGGGGTGCGGGCGCTGCAAGAGGCGGCAGGAGGAGGCCCCGCGGCGGAGCTGTACCCCCAGGCACATGCCCAGACCCTGGCTGAGATCCGCAGGGACCTGGAGAAGTACATGGAGGCCCATGAGAAGGCCAGCTTCACCAACACAGAGCTGCACAGAGCCATGAACCTGCACATCAGTAACCTGAGACTGCTGGGGGGACCACTGGATGCCCTGAGAGACGCCCTGCCGAGGCCCCAACTCAACCAGG AGGAGGTGGCGGGGCTGCAGTGCATGAAGAGGATCCTGGGTAAGGTGCAGGAGATGAGGGACCAGAGGAGCACCCTGGAGAAACAGCTGCGTGACCTCATCCAGCAGGACGACATCACTTCCTCCCTGGTCACTACTGAGCGCACTGACATGAAG aGGTTGTTTGAGGAGCAGTTGAAGAAGTATGAGCAGGTGAAGGTGTACATCGACCAGAATCTGTCTGCCCAGGAGAACATCCTCAAGGCGCTGACGGAAGCCAACGTGCAATACGCCTCGGTCCGCAAGGGCCTCGCCGAGACGGAACACAA gTGGAACGGCACGGTGCAGACCCTGGTGGCGTCCTACGAGGCTTACGAGGACCTGATGAAGAAGTCCcaggaggggaaggagttctACGAGGACCTGGAGACCAAGTCCTCCCGCCTGCTGGAGAGAGCTAAGACTCTGTGTCAgggcagggaggaggagaggaaggccgTGCTGGACAGGGAGACCCAGAAGAATCCCCCTTCTCGGCCCACGGCAGCCAAACCGTCCCTGGGGTCCAAGGTGGGCTCAGACGTGGACTCTGCCTGTTCTAGTCTGGAGGATGCCGAGCTAGCCCAGATCAACGCTGCTATACTGAGCCTGGGAGGAGACCTGCCTGACGAGCTCCGTAGTCTACCCCCCGACCACCCCTCCCTTCGCCCGGGACCTGAGGCTTTCCTTCCTGGTGCCAACTTGGGTGGCAATGCTTCGTTACCCTGGCCAGGGGCGCCTGGGGCACCGCTCTATACCACTCAGTTCCCCCCAAACCTTCGCCCGCCCCAGTTCCCCGGCCCACTCCCCGCCCAGGGTTTCCCTCGCGGACCCTTCACTCAGCTACCCCCCCAGCAGACCCCTGTTTCTGGCTATGGCCCTCCCCAGCCGCAAGCCCCCCAAACTGGGGGAGTCAGGCCTGCCCGTGCCCCTTTCCGTCCCTCCACTACTACAGTAGATAGTATCCAGACCCCCATCCCCAGTTATAACTCAGCCCCACGCCACCCTGTACCACCTACTGTCTCTGCAGGCTACGCTGTTCCCCCACAGATGGGTGTGTTCCCACAGTACATGCCCCAGCCTGGGGTGCCCATGCAAGCGCCCAGCCAGGTGCCACACCAACATCCACAGCAGCAGTACCAACACCCTCCTGGGCAGCTGCCCCCTGGCTACCAGTCTGCCCCTAGGGCTATGCCCGGACCCCGACCCCCTCCCCAGGCCCAGCAGGGTTACCCACAGTACATGCCCCCCCAGCACCAGCCCCGGCCACCCATGCCCCCCCAGTATCAGCAGCCATATCCTggtcagccccagccccagcatgGCTACCAGCCCCAGTTACCACAGGGCTATCAGCCTCAACACCCTCAGCAGGGCTACCTGCCCCAACAGCCCTCACACATGATCCCAAGGGGCCCTCACCCACAGATGCCCCCCACTTCCCAGCCCATGCCCCCTGTCTCCCAACCATACATGCAACCTGCCAACCAACAGATGCCCCCGCATCCTCATCAGCAGATGCTACctccccaacaacaacaaatgcATCCCAACGCCCAGCAAATGCACCCTGGCCCTCATCAGCAGATGCCCCCTAACAGCCAGCCGATGCCCCCAGTTTCCCAGCCTTACCTGCCCCCCACCAGCCAGCCCATGCCCCCTGGCCTGCACCAGCCCATGCCCCCTGCTTCCCAGTCCCATCATGTCCACCTCCCTCAGGCTTACCTGCCCAGGGGCCCCCTCCCACCTCAGGGGCCCCAGATGCCCCACCCTGGTCAACCCCCCCAACATGTCTACCAGCCCCAGTTACCACAGGGCTACCAGCCTCCTATAATGCCTCAATCAGCCCCCCAACAGTCCCAGGCTCCCCAGCCTGTAGCCCCCATGACCCCCACCATGTACCCTACTCCTCCAGGTGTGAACGGCTCTCCTGGAGCCCCACCACAGCCTACCTCTATGGGCCAACCTCGGCCCCCTCCCCAGCACATGATTCCACCAACTGCTGGAGCTCCTGCAGTGGCCCTTCGACCTAACGTCATCCTTCCCTcgccctccccttctccctccccaggCCCCTCTTCActaggcctggctccccagaGGCCCTCCCCGGCCCCCACCCCTGGCggtccaccctctctcccttcctcctcatccccctccacctccctcttcccGCACCAGAACTCCATCACAGACGACCTGCTCTCCTCCAGCCCAGAGAGCCAGCCTGGTGGCCCCAAGGCCCCCGCCAATGTCCTCCAACCCACCAAGGCTGACCCTCAGGATGGGGAGCGCCGCAAGAAGAGCTCCCAGGGCGTCCGGCTGATCCAGGGCGACCCGTACCAAGCCCCCGAACGCGTAGCCCGCCTCTGCAGCGAACTCGAACGCTTCCGGTCAGCCGTGGAGTCTCTGGAGCGCCCGTCGGTGGACGAAGGTGGTCTGTCGCCGCTGGATGCCCGCTGGAAGGAGCTCCAGGAGGGGCAGGAGAGGGACGCCAGGCAGCTGTCCATTGCCATCGCTCGCTGCTACACCATGAAGAACCGCCACCAGGACGTTATGCCCTACGACTGTAACCGCGTGCTGCTGCGCTCGGGCAAGGACGACTACATCAACGGCAGCTTTGTGGAGGAGCTGTCGCCCTACTGCCCGCGCCTCATCGCCACGCAGGCGCCGCTGTCGGGCACGGCCGCCGACTTCTGGCTCATGGTGTGGGAGCAGAAGGTTTCGCTGGTGGTCATGCTGGTCTCAGAGCAGGAGTTAGATAAG GGAAAGGTTTTGCGCTATTTCCCGACAGAACGCGGCCAGCAGCTTGCTCAAGGACCAATCACAGTCACCCTGACTACGCAGAAGACCACGCCCACCCATGTGGAGCGAATGATTGGCCTGCAATACCTTGACCAGAGCCTCAAACGCACCGTCATACACCTGCAGTTCACCTCCTGGCCTGAGCT gGGTCTTCCTGAGAGCAAGAGCAATCTAATCTGCTTCATCCAGGAGGTTCATGGATACTACCTGCACCAGAGGCCCTTACACACACCTATTGTTGTGCACTGCAG CTCTGGCGTGGGGCGTACTGGCGCCCTCTGTCTGCTGTATGCAGCGGTACAGGAGCTGGAGGCAGGGAACAGCATCCCTGACCTACCTCTACTGGTCAAGAAGATGAGGCAGCAGAGGAAGAACATGCTGCAGGAGaag CTCCACCTGAAGTTCTGTTACGAAGCGGTGCTGAAACACGCTGAGCAGGTCCTCCAGAGACACGGCTACCTCCCTACCGCCCCCTGCAGCAAGATACCCAGCACTGCTACCACCAAG CCTTACTCTCGCCAGGAGTCCCAACAGGACATCGTTCTGGGAGGTGACATGACCATCAGCTCCATTCAGGCCACCATCGCCAAACTCAGCATCCGGCCCCCCAGTGCCACTGACCCAGCCATGGACCCTGTCCTTGACATTGGTGCCCCCTCTGGTCTAGAGGACCAACCCTTCACTCCCCCCACCGGCCTGCCCTTGGATAGAGAGCTAGAGCCAGCCGCCACCCCCGCCCGGGACCCCTCTCCCAACGGGACCCAACCCTCCTCCCTCAGTCCCCCACTCTCCTCCCCAGAGAAGGTTCAGTCCCTACCACCCAATGGTGTGGATACCACCgccccttcctctccccccacAGCCAATAACCATGCGGTCCCAGAGATGACCCCTGATCCAGCCCCTCCCGCTGGCCCGGCCCTGAACTCTCTGGAGCTGCTGGCCTCTCTGACTCCCGAGGCCTTCTCCATGGAGGGTGGTGGGTGCAAGGGGAAGCACCGTGTCACTAAGCAGAGCTTCCTGCAGCCTGCCGAGGGCCAGGGCCTCCACCAGGGGCCCCACGAGGAGGGGGGAGACGACCCCCTGAGCAACCTCGACCCCCTCTGGAGCCTCAATAAGAACTGA